In Metopolophium dirhodum isolate CAU chromosome 7, ASM1992520v1, whole genome shotgun sequence, one genomic interval encodes:
- the LOC132949526 gene encoding uncharacterized protein LOC132949526: MEKKINDNNSSLMHDWSIHAHLKLTQQPNNNLPLSQQPCYGFQRGNIVFTAQPPQRTDSGLGSSSRGSACDCTFNIAPQCEVCCGIRSPMSARRAQSFTAHFCTNVPPKKHLETVDVSSQTSPSTSTVLTKENTNIFIKNRKFELDKHKKHHARTVHIDVYCTESSDSDNTLTSKSTDTLLDLSDVKIKCKKISKKSHKSRSQSIMSNKSILQRSPCLSAISSTNTISNSSFYESSSCGLSSFMDSTTLENSSLNSFESENIQKKYQSKNYDDTTSSSSDDECSETAWSFNSIGSQKNQILARRPWSKVKNTNDDMGSFSDCSQSPMYRKPSNSTIVMTQVAKMASKFGPMRSPVKQDHHIGPSKNPDCSCFNCRRYYSTRHRSYSIGGEAGQSEILTLFRKCL; encoded by the exons atggaaaaaaaaattaacgataatAATTCTAGTTTAATGCATGATTGGTCTATTCACGcgcatttaaaattaacacaaCAACCCAATAATAATCTACCATTGTCCCAGCAACCATGTTACGGATTTCAACGAggaaatattgtatttactgCCCAGCCACCTCAAAGGACAGATTCTGGTCTTGGCAGTTCATCTCGTGGATCAGCATGTGATTGTACTTTTAATATAGCACCTCAATGTGAAGTATGTTGTGGTATAAGAAGTCCCATGTCAGCTAGAAGAGCACAAAGTTTTACAGCACATTTTTGTACCAATGTTCCGCCGAAAAAACATCTAGAAACTGTGGATGTATCTAGTCAGACATCCCCTTCTACTTCAACTGTCTTAACAAAG gaaAACACCAACATCTTTATAAAAAATCGTAAATTTGAATtagataaacataaaaaacatcATGCCAGGACTGTGCATATTGATGTTTACTGCACAGAATCTTCAGATTCAGATAATACTTTAACATCTAAATCTACAGACACATTACTTGATTTATCAGATGTCAAAATTAAATGCAAaaagatatcaaaaaaatctCATAAGAGCCGAAGTCAATCAATAATgtcaaataaaagtattttacaaAGAAGTCCTTGTTTGTCAGCAATAAGTTCTACAAATACAATATCCAATTCTTCTTTTTACGAGTCATCTAGTTGTGGTTTATCTTCATTTATGGATTCAACTACTTTAGAAAACAgtagtttaaatagttttgaatccgaaaatatacaaaaaaaataccaatcaaAAAACTATGATGACACGACAAGTAGTAGTTCAGATGACGAATGTTCAGAGACTGCCTGGAGTTTCAATAGCATTGGTtctcaaaaaaatcaaattctagCAAGACGCCCATGgtctaaagtaaaaaatacaaacgacGATATGGGCAGCTTTAGTGACTGTTCACAATCACCCATGTATAGAAAGCCATCAAATTCTACAATTGTTATGACTCAAGTTGCTAAAATGGCATCAAAGTTTGGACCTATGAGATCACCTGTAAAACAAGATCATCACATTGGGCCATCAAAGAATCCAGATTGTTCATGTTTTAACTGTCGCAGGTATTACAGTACCAGACATAGATCGTATTCCATTGGTGGCGAAGCTGGCCAATCAGAAATATTGACATTGTTTAGAAAATGtctctaa